In the Opitutaceae bacterium genome, one interval contains:
- the pheS gene encoding phenylalanine--tRNA ligase subunit alpha: MQEKLRAVIVAASAEAEGIGERPAFEAFKARLVGPNGQLTAVMKEIGRLPKEERPAAGKLINEAKGELQSILDRTLAAIEQAEILAQAGPAVDPSLPVPGTGPGASHPLTQIREEICRIFKQVGFSVVEGSEVETEYYCFDALNTPPDHPARDLQDTFYFPEKARFGNVSRFDDERYLLRTHTSSVQIRTMLKKKPPLRIISPGRCFRRDTVDATHSANFNQIEGLYVDKGVTVRDLKALLDYLFESLLGKGTKTRLRPHFFPYTEPSFEVDFSSSHLAKVGSEWIEMAGCGMVDPAVFESVGYDPDVYSGYAFGFGIERLAMILYGVDDIRYFYQNDLRFLNQFAR; this comes from the coding sequence ATGCAAGAGAAACTGAGAGCGGTGATAGTGGCGGCTTCGGCTGAGGCGGAGGGAATCGGCGAGCGGCCGGCCTTTGAGGCCTTCAAGGCGCGTCTGGTCGGACCCAACGGTCAGCTGACCGCGGTCATGAAGGAGATCGGTCGCCTGCCAAAAGAGGAGCGGCCCGCGGCGGGCAAGTTGATCAACGAGGCCAAGGGTGAGCTCCAATCCATCCTGGATCGGACGCTGGCGGCGATTGAGCAGGCGGAGATCCTGGCTCAGGCCGGACCGGCGGTGGACCCATCCCTGCCGGTGCCCGGGACTGGCCCGGGAGCGAGCCATCCCCTGACCCAGATTCGGGAAGAAATCTGTCGGATCTTCAAGCAGGTGGGGTTCTCGGTGGTCGAGGGATCCGAGGTCGAGACCGAGTATTACTGTTTTGATGCGCTGAATACGCCGCCGGACCATCCGGCCCGGGATCTGCAGGACACGTTTTATTTCCCGGAGAAGGCGCGTTTCGGCAATGTCTCCAGGTTTGACGATGAGCGTTATCTCCTGCGGACCCATACCTCTTCGGTTCAGATCCGCACCATGCTGAAGAAGAAGCCTCCGCTGCGGATCATTTCGCCGGGCCGGTGTTTTCGGCGCGACACGGTGGATGCGACGCATTCGGCGAATTTCAACCAGATCGAGGGGCTTTACGTGGACAAGGGTGTGACCGTCCGTGACCTCAAGGCCCTGCTCGACTATCTTTTCGAGTCTCTGCTGGGGAAGGGAACCAAGACGCGGTTGCGTCCGCATTTCTTTCCCTACACCGAACCGAGTTTCGAGGTCGACTTCTCGTCCAGTCACCTGGCCAAGGTGGGCAGTGAATGGATCGAGATGGCTGGTTGCGGCATGGTCGATCCGGCGGTCTTTGAATCGGTCGGGTATGATCCCGACGTTTATTCCGGGTATGCGTTCGGCTTCGGCATCGAGCGCCTCGCCATGATTCTATACGGCGTGGATGACATCCGCTATTTTTACCAGAATGACCTCCGCTTCCTGAACCAGTTTGCGCGATGA
- the pheT gene encoding phenylalanine--tRNA ligase subunit beta, with translation MKVSYRWLKQYVALEEKPATIERALTLLGFEVEGVEETGLPPLENVVVGEVLERNPHPNADRLSVCLVDAGPSHGRKTIVCGAQNYKVGDRVPVALPGAVLPGDFKIKRSKLRGVESDGMMCSGKEIGYGSDAAGLLILEGAPALGTGINDVYPDGDVVFDLEVTPNRPDCLSHLGLARELAAHFGLALTYPEVRFNGVPGPQAGGRGILDSITVEADELCPLYLGHVISGVKIGPSPEWMQRLLTSVGLRPINNIVDVTNYVLMELGQPLHAFDASLLRQNRIVVRLAKDGERFTTLDEKERVLTGRMLTIADGEGTVAIAGVMGGLSSEVSDSTTDIVLEAAWFKPSCIRWTSRRLGLSTDSSYRFERGVDVGSLEFAARRAVDLILETAGGTVAEPIFKVGAERVWKNEIRISSKYVTERCGFEIAPEVVRSSLESLELRIEREETVEESGEITWTVGIPSFRLDLDRPIDLIEEILRVYGTDKIPSGVVRAPGIVAVDDPVMEFSRAASSYLVGQDFHECINYSLRSGEELGRWFSQTAAEELKLANPIIEDQTHLRATLVAGLLDVLKLNQARHTGGSRFFECGRVFRERGGAVDEMVGVGFLLGEDVDRISWRKGSSPDFFDAKQRILRLTSLAGIDPAGIVFEPVTRPDSSWQSGQAARHEDPDGRFSIRFGMLDLAEMHRLNVRGKVFAGMLAMTPEFLSVGRKPMKYEPFSSFPPALRDVALMVGQSVPAGSVEGILRELGQTVTNGAFSLETVTLFDVYEGKGLPEGTKSLAFSLAYASPTRTLTDDEVNGAFDRLLKAVEDKTEYKVRR, from the coding sequence ATGAAAGTTTCCTATCGTTGGTTGAAGCAGTATGTGGCCCTTGAGGAAAAGCCGGCTACGATCGAGCGAGCCCTGACCCTTCTCGGATTCGAGGTCGAGGGGGTGGAAGAGACCGGATTGCCGCCACTGGAGAACGTGGTGGTGGGTGAGGTCCTTGAGCGGAATCCGCACCCCAATGCCGATCGCCTGAGCGTCTGCCTGGTCGACGCCGGACCTTCCCACGGCCGCAAGACGATCGTTTGCGGGGCGCAGAACTACAAGGTGGGCGACCGGGTGCCGGTGGCATTACCGGGGGCGGTTCTGCCTGGTGACTTCAAAATCAAGCGTTCCAAGCTGCGGGGAGTGGAATCGGACGGGATGATGTGCTCGGGCAAGGAGATCGGCTATGGCTCCGATGCGGCGGGGCTGCTCATTCTTGAAGGAGCGCCGGCTCTCGGGACAGGGATCAACGATGTCTACCCGGACGGCGATGTTGTCTTCGACCTGGAGGTGACGCCAAACCGGCCGGACTGTCTTTCCCATCTGGGTCTGGCGCGGGAGCTGGCGGCGCACTTCGGACTCGCCCTGACGTATCCGGAGGTTCGTTTCAACGGGGTCCCGGGACCGCAGGCCGGCGGGCGCGGTATTCTCGACAGCATCACGGTCGAGGCGGACGAACTTTGTCCGCTCTACCTTGGTCATGTCATCAGCGGGGTGAAGATCGGGCCGAGTCCGGAGTGGATGCAGCGTCTGCTGACCTCGGTCGGGCTGCGTCCGATCAACAACATCGTGGACGTGACCAACTACGTATTGATGGAGTTGGGACAGCCCCTGCACGCCTTTGATGCCTCCCTCCTGCGTCAAAACAGGATCGTGGTGCGGCTGGCGAAGGACGGGGAGCGCTTCACCACCCTGGATGAGAAAGAGCGGGTCCTGACCGGGCGGATGCTGACGATTGCCGACGGTGAGGGAACGGTGGCGATTGCCGGGGTGATGGGCGGATTGTCCTCGGAAGTCTCCGATTCGACGACGGACATTGTTCTGGAGGCGGCCTGGTTCAAGCCATCCTGTATCCGCTGGACTTCGCGGCGGCTCGGGTTGTCGACGGACAGCTCCTACCGTTTCGAGCGCGGGGTGGATGTGGGTTCCCTGGAGTTCGCCGCGCGCCGGGCGGTCGACCTGATCCTCGAGACGGCCGGCGGAACGGTTGCCGAGCCGATTTTCAAAGTCGGGGCGGAGCGGGTGTGGAAGAACGAGATCCGGATATCCTCGAAGTACGTGACGGAGCGTTGCGGCTTTGAGATCGCTCCCGAGGTCGTCCGGAGTTCCCTCGAGTCGCTGGAGCTTCGGATTGAGCGGGAAGAGACGGTTGAGGAGAGCGGGGAGATCACCTGGACGGTCGGCATACCGAGTTTTCGGCTCGATCTGGATCGGCCGATTGACCTGATCGAGGAAATCCTCCGGGTTTATGGCACGGACAAGATTCCCTCTGGGGTGGTCCGAGCGCCGGGGATCGTGGCGGTGGATGATCCGGTGATGGAGTTTTCGCGGGCGGCGTCGTCCTATCTGGTAGGCCAGGATTTTCATGAATGCATCAACTACAGCCTACGCTCCGGTGAGGAGCTCGGGAGGTGGTTCTCCCAGACGGCGGCGGAGGAGCTGAAGCTGGCGAATCCGATCATCGAGGATCAGACCCATCTGCGGGCAACCCTGGTGGCGGGACTGCTTGATGTCCTGAAGCTGAACCAGGCCCGTCATACGGGCGGTTCCCGCTTCTTTGAGTGTGGCCGGGTCTTTCGTGAACGCGGCGGGGCGGTCGACGAGATGGTCGGGGTGGGCTTTCTCCTGGGCGAAGACGTGGATCGGATCAGCTGGCGCAAAGGGAGCTCTCCGGACTTTTTTGATGCCAAGCAGCGGATCCTGCGATTGACGTCATTGGCCGGGATTGACCCGGCCGGGATTGTGTTTGAGCCGGTAACCCGGCCGGACAGCAGCTGGCAGTCGGGTCAGGCGGCCCGCCATGAGGACCCGGACGGGCGGTTCTCGATCCGATTCGGGATGCTGGATCTGGCCGAGATGCATCGATTGAATGTGCGGGGCAAGGTCTTCGCGGGCATGCTGGCGATGACACCGGAGTTCCTTTCGGTCGGGCGAAAGCCGATGAAGTATGAGCCGTTCAGCAGTTTTCCGCCGGCTCTTCGCGACGTGGCGCTGATGGTCGGGCAATCGGTCCCGGCGGGCTCAGTCGAAGGCATCCTGCGGGAGTTGGGCCAGACGGTGACGAACGGCGCCTTCAGCCTGGAAACGGTAACCCTGTTCGATGTTTACGAAGGAAAAGGGCTGCCTGAGGGGACGAAAAGCCTGGCCTTCTCGCTGGCCTATGCGTCGCCGACCCGGACCCTGACGGACGACGAGGTGAACGGGGCCTTTGACCGCCTGCTGAAGGCGGTCGAGGACAAGACGGAGTATAAGGTCCGTCGGTAG